The genome window AGCTCTAATATCATTGATGAACATTCTGTGGCCGGGCAACTTCTGTTTGCATTAGTAGGCTATGAAGCCACCCCTCAAATTAGTCAGGTTATTGCCTACCTTTTCAGTATGGCTACCTTGTTTTGTGTGGCGATGTTCAGCTTTATAAAGCGAGACCGAAACTCATGAAATACCGTTTAATCACCATTGCTAGTGCTTTATTTCTTACGCCTCTCCTGGTGCAGGCTGATGGTTCATCCATTGATAAAATCTACCATCCCTATGTGCAGCCATTAGAAAAAGAAGTCGAGTGGCGGATGATTAGCGCTGAAGGCGACAGTTTACAAAAACTCAGTTATGGGCAGTCATTGTCTGATCGACTCTATGTTGAAGGCTATCTTACCGCGAGTGAAGAAAACGATAATTTTCGTTTGCATAGCTATGAACTCGAAGCAAAGTGGCAACTAAGCGAGCAGGGAGAGTACTCGATAGACTGGGGACTGGTCACCGAGCTTGAAAAATCCAATATTCGTGATCAATGGGAAGCAGCTACTGGACTACTCATGGAAAAACAATGGGGTAGATGGGTAGGCGCTGCGAATCTGTGGTTAGAATACGAGTGGGGTGATGATATTGAGGAAGAGCTTGAAACAGCCTTAGGCATGCAAGCTCGTTATCGTTTATCCCCCAGCTTTGAACCTGCTGTCGAATATTATGCTGGTGATGAAACTCGTGCTATTGGTCCGGTTGCACTGGGCGATATTCGCTTTTCTGCAGGAAAAAAACTTCACTGGGAAACCGGGGTATTATTTGGTGTGGGCAAACAGTCCCCTGATGCCACATTACGTTTTCTGACTGAGTTTGAATTTTAGTCAATGTAAAGTTTTGTTAATCATTTAAGGTTTTGTTAATAAGCCATCACTAATATGACGACTATCTCATGAGAGTAGAGCCAAGTGATGCAAACAGGGATAATAAAACACCCGATCGAGATAGACAGTGGGCTGGCAAGCCTTATCAACACACATCTTCAAATACCACATCTGACAAACACAGTTTTGACTTTCCGTTTGAAAAAATCACCTGTGTTTTTTCCTCAAAACTGCCATCTATTCGGCTATCTAATAACGACCATACAAGCTCTGGCTCCCCACATACACTCTTTGGTCTTTACGCTTATTTCATCTCTCTTTTATTCAGGAAAACATGATGTTTAGTAATATATTGCGCCCCTTATTGATGACGATGACTCTGGGTTTATCATCGATCCCTGCATATGCGCAAAGTTTGCAGCTGGATAAAACCCAAATGGACAATCTTGGGGTGTCATATCAGGCTGCGGTATCCGTTTCTGAAACTAAAAGTCATCATTATCCCGCCAAAGTGTCTGTGCCTAATGCGAACCGCCATATTGTTCATACCAGTCAGGAAGGTGTCGTCACCCAAATGTTAGTAGCTGAAGGCGATGTTGTTAAGGCAGGTCAAGTGCTGGCCACACTTAATAGTCCAGCCTTGTTGACGCTACAAACCCAATATTTACAGGCTGAGGGCTTGTTATCGCAATTACTGACCGAGATGCAGCGTGATAAACAATTATTTAATGAAGGCATTATTGCCGAGCGTCGTTATCTGGATGCCAAAACACGCTACCAACAGCAAAAAACACTGGTTGATAGTCAAATTAAAACGCTGCAGCTAGCTGGAATGCCATTAGAAGCCATTAAAACATTAAAGCAACAACAAACCATGGACAGCCACTTACACGTTCGCGCCGCCAGTGATGGTGTGGTCATGGCACAAAATGCGGTGATTGGCCAACGGGTAATGGCATCAGATGTTTTATATGAAGTGGCCGATTTATCAACGCTCTGGTTGGAAATCCATGTACCACTTGCCATCGCCAGTAACATTAATACTGGCACAAAAGTGGTGGTGTGCGACAGAGATGTCTCAGCTGCTGTTATGACAGTCGGTAGGCAAGTTCATGATATTGATCAGGGTGTTTTAGTACGAGCTGAAACGGCCGAAAATGCCGATTTACTGACACCTGGCGAATTTGTACAGGTTTGTTTTGTGCAAAATAACAGTTCTGTGCTTTATGAGATTCCCTACAAAGCCATATTACGTATCGATGGCATAACCCATATCTTTTATTTTGATGGTCAATCCATCAGTCTGCGCCCTGTTCATATCATTTCTCAAACAGACAATAAAGTGACTGTATCAGATGAATTCTTAAGTACAGGCTATGTGGTAGAAGAAGGCGTGTCCTCACTTAAATCTGCCTGGCAAGCAGTAGGAGAATAGACATGGATGGTCTTATCCGTTTTTCATTGACGCAGCGTCTGGTGATGCTGATTCTGGTAGTTGTTCTGATCGGCTTTGGCTGGAAAGCCTTTAACGATACACCGATTGATGCCTTTCCTGACGTCTCGACAACACAGGTAAAAATTATCCTCAAAGCGCCTGGTATGACACCGGAAGAGGTGGAAAGCCGCATTACCGCTTTAGTCGAAGTTGAGATGTTGGGGATCCCCAAACAACGCATGTTACGTTCGGTTGTTAAGTATGGCCTGACAGATATTACCGTTGATTTTGAAGAGGGCACGGATATTTACTGGGCCCGCCAACAAGTCGCTGAACGTCTTTCAGCCATTAAGGATACCTTACCAGCCGATATTCAAGGTGGACTGGCACCGTTAACGACACCTTTAGGTGAAATGTTCATGTTTACTGTAAACAGTCCCACGTTGGATTTAATGCAGCGACGTGAATTACTGGATTGGGTTATCAGACCAGCCTTGCGTAGCGTCGAAGGTGTGGCTGATGTGAATTCATTAGGCGGTTATGTCAAAACTTTTGAAATTATTCCGGATTTAGCCAAGCTGGCTGCATTAAATATCAGCCTTGCCGACATCCAGCACACATTGGAAATGAATAATCGTAATGATGGGGCAGGACGCATCGATGAAGGCGAAGAGGTATTACTGGTTCGTGCACAAGGCAGTCTACAAAATCTGGATGATATAAAACGTTTAGTGGTTAAGTCAGATGCAAATGAACCCGTTTTATTGTCACAAGTGGCAGAATGCCGAATTGGTTCGTTGACACGTCATGGTGCGGTCAGTGCCAATGGACAGGGGGAGGCCGTTCAAGGTCTGGTATTGGGTTTGCGCGGTGCTAATGCCAAGAAGGTTGTCGCCGGTATCGAAAAACGTCTCGCCGAGTTACAACCCTCATTACCAGATGATGTGACGATCGACGTCTTTTACAACCGTGGTGAACTGGTCGCTGATGCCATTCATGGCGTGAATAAAGCATTGATTGAAGCCGTCGTATTAGTCTTGGTGTTTTTACTATTATTCCTAGGTGATATCCGTGCGGCTATTGTGGTAGCGCTTGTGTTACCACTATCTGCCATGATTACTTTTATCATGATGCGTCAGTTTGGTTTATCAGCCAACTTGATGAGTTTGGGTGGCTTAACCATTGCCATCGGTATGTTGGTCGATGCCGCCGTGGTAGTAGTTGAAAACATCGTGTCACAACTATCGGATAAATCTCGGTCAGCGGTACTGCCAAGACTGCATTTGATTTATCGTGCAGTGAAAAATGTCTCGGTGCCTGTCACCTCAGGCATCATCATTATCGTTATTGTTTTTCTGCCATTGCTGACTTTACAGGGGCTGGAAGGAAAGCTGTTTATTCCCGTCGCCTTGACGATTGTATTTGCACTGGCCGGCTCCTTACTTTTATCACTGACAGTGATTCCTGTGCTGGCCTCTTTTTTACTGAAACACGTCTCTCATGATGAACCGTTGTTACCGAGACTATTAAAAAGACTCTATTCACCTGTATTAGCCTGGTCTCTGGATCATACAAAAAGCGTGGTGGTGATAGCGCTACTGTTATTAGCATTTGCTGCCGTTTTATACACCCAAGTGGGTAAAGCCTTT of Methylophaga marina contains these proteins:
- a CDS encoding efflux RND transporter permease subunit, coding for MDGLIRFSLTQRLVMLILVVVLIGFGWKAFNDTPIDAFPDVSTTQVKIILKAPGMTPEEVESRITALVEVEMLGIPKQRMLRSVVKYGLTDITVDFEEGTDIYWARQQVAERLSAIKDTLPADIQGGLAPLTTPLGEMFMFTVNSPTLDLMQRRELLDWVIRPALRSVEGVADVNSLGGYVKTFEIIPDLAKLAALNISLADIQHTLEMNNRNDGAGRIDEGEEVLLVRAQGSLQNLDDIKRLVVKSDANEPVLLSQVAECRIGSLTRHGAVSANGQGEAVQGLVLGLRGANAKKVVAGIEKRLAELQPSLPDDVTIDVFYNRGELVADAIHGVNKALIEAVVLVLVFLLLFLGDIRAAIVVALVLPLSAMITFIMMRQFGLSANLMSLGGLTIAIGMLVDAAVVVVENIVSQLSDKSRSAVLPRLHLIYRAVKNVSVPVTSGIIIIVIVFLPLLTLQGLEGKLFIPVALTIVFALAGSLLLSLTVIPVLASFLLKHVSHDEPLLPRLLKRLYSPVLAWSLDHTKSVVVIALLLLAFAAVLYTQVGKAFMPVMDEGDLIVQLEKLPSITLEQSVALDKRVQQTLLKNVPEITGVVARTGADELGLDPMGLNETDMFLILKPREQWQVATKEDLKLKIRQVLEQFPGLNYGFTQPIEMRVSEMLTGVRGDLAIKIFGEDGDTLNELAKQVVQVVSGIQGAEDVITSQNDGAQYYQIDLNALTLGRLGLSVEDVLPQLRMLVQGSQVGTIYQGARRYPLVIQGERNLQKMASLFAHARLNVAGNRQVQISDLATLRRVEGPVSIRREQGQRMTVVVANVADRDLVSFVEEAQAAVAKNIKLPSGYQFSWGGQFENQQRAAKRLMVVIPVALSLIFLLLFSTFRSLRQAILVMSNVPFAMVGGITALWLTGEYLSVPASVGFIALLGIAVLNGVVMVSYFNELLETGMAVDDVVREGAMRRLRPVMMTATIAAFGLVPLLFASGPGSEIQRPLAIVVIGGLVSATLLTLVLLPLLFRRFGVAK
- a CDS encoding efflux RND transporter periplasmic adaptor subunit, which codes for MMFSNILRPLLMTMTLGLSSIPAYAQSLQLDKTQMDNLGVSYQAAVSVSETKSHHYPAKVSVPNANRHIVHTSQEGVVTQMLVAEGDVVKAGQVLATLNSPALLTLQTQYLQAEGLLSQLLTEMQRDKQLFNEGIIAERRYLDAKTRYQQQKTLVDSQIKTLQLAGMPLEAIKTLKQQQTMDSHLHVRAASDGVVMAQNAVIGQRVMASDVLYEVADLSTLWLEIHVPLAIASNINTGTKVVVCDRDVSAAVMTVGRQVHDIDQGVLVRAETAENADLLTPGEFVQVCFVQNNSSVLYEIPYKAILRIDGITHIFYFDGQSISLRPVHIISQTDNKVTVSDEFLSTGYVVEEGVSSLKSAWQAVGE